The Williamwhitmania taraxaci genome window below encodes:
- a CDS encoding tail fiber protein encodes MAVTDKNQIKAWFKRGLKPLASQFEAWLDSYWHREDAIPTSSVDGLNEILIRKMDNDAAAAMITEAIGNISLPEGTLEAKGIVKLSNTPGQSDAEAATPKLVGMMSESAVNAFRGEVYTRSETDGVAATKSAEVATALRDGVPAEGDTLKKLHDLISLLQSLVSSDDVNLDTVNEIVTFIKNNKDVIDTIATNKVNVADIVDNLTSSDTNKPLSANQGRVLAQLLSSTSSTIRLAVGFSVSTEAVTYFPAAATVSKLSWNAADIATVQVSVDGGALSPVTSGAAISLVVASGAPLLLKITYASGKTTGSILLNGTYN; translated from the coding sequence ATGGCTGTTACTGATAAAAATCAAATTAAAGCCTGGTTTAAGCGCGGTTTAAAACCGCTTGCAAGCCAGTTTGAAGCGTGGCTGGATAGCTACTGGCACAGGGAGGATGCAATACCCACCTCTTCCGTAGATGGGCTAAACGAGATCCTTATCCGTAAAATGGATAACGATGCTGCCGCGGCCATGATTACGGAGGCGATTGGTAACATCTCGCTACCGGAGGGCACCTTAGAGGCGAAGGGTATTGTGAAGTTGTCTAATACTCCCGGACAATCGGATGCTGAGGCCGCAACGCCCAAACTCGTGGGGATGATGAGCGAATCGGCGGTGAACGCCTTTCGTGGCGAGGTATATACCCGCTCGGAAACCGACGGAGTGGCTGCTACCAAGTCAGCGGAGGTAGCCACCGCCCTGCGCGATGGGGTGCCGGCAGAGGGTGATACACTCAAGAAGCTGCATGACCTCATCAGCTTGCTCCAAAGCCTAGTTTCCTCCGACGATGTGAACCTCGATACGGTAAATGAAATTGTGACTTTCATCAAGAATAACAAGGACGTCATCGACACCATTGCCACCAATAAGGTAAACGTTGCCGACATTGTAGACAACCTTACTAGCAGCGATACCAACAAGCCACTTTCGGCCAACCAAGGGAGAGTGCTCGCGCAGCTGCTTTCCTCTACCTCCAGCACCATACGCTTGGCGGTTGGCTTCTCGGTATCTACCGAGGCAGTGACCTACTTTCCCGCAGCGGCCACGGTTAGTAAGCTCTCGTGGAATGCCGCCGATATTGCCACGGTGCAGGTAAGCGTGGATGGAGGCGCGCTATCACCCGTAACTAGCGGTGCAGCCATAAGCCTTGTGGTGGCCAGCGGGGCACCGCTGCTGCTGAAAATTACTTACGCTTCCGGAAAAACCACCGGCAGCATACTGTTGAACGGAACCTATAATTAA